Proteins from a genomic interval of Diprion similis isolate iyDipSimi1 chromosome 10, iyDipSimi1.1, whole genome shotgun sequence:
- the LOC124411176 gene encoding alpha-(1,3)-fucosyltransferase C-like isoform X2 has product MSGGNLSKSKAPLGGESIKRRILLWTKMFSDDWFYMGTTGHFDSCPKKYKNCELTRSRDLVDVTKFDAILFHGNELRLDDLPEKREPHQRYVYVNLESPGTRKDPLNSYFEDFFNMTMTYKLDSDIFWPYRLMRNIATGQVAAPLEHPEWLQALDNSMKPSLNVTFERKKKPIAWLVSNCDTPGKRELYVNELQKHVQVDIIGGCARFFNDAPKCSKSKNCFADFIEREYFFYLSFENSLCTDYVTEKFYNAFRYQIIPVVYGGANYTRFAPPHSYIDAMDFDSPKQLAEFLTSLSKDREEYLSYFWWKKFYEITDPNNWTLCNICRLLNKLDGQSKSYSHISSWYAQDQCPIQNRFFNGMFATKASRDRT; this is encoded by the exons ATGAGCGGCGGGAACTTATCGAAATCGAAAGCACCTCTAGGCGGTGAAAGCATCAAACGTCGTATCTTATTGTGGACGAAGATGTTCAGTGACGATTGGTTCTACATGGGTACAACCGGCCACTTCGATAGCTGTccaaaaaagtacaaaaactgCGAGTTGACGCGTTCCAGGGACCTCGTCGATGTGACTAAATTCGACGCGATACTCTTCCATGGTAACGAACTGCGCCTTGACGACCTTCCAGAAAAGAGGGAGCCCCACCAACGGTACGTTTACGTGAACCTCGAGAGTCCGGGCACGCGAAAGGACCCACTTAACAGCTACTTCGAAGACTTCTTCAACATGACGATGACTTACAAGCTCGACAGCGACATATTTTGGCCATACAGACTGATGCGGAACATCGCTACTGGCCAGGTGGCCGCCCCTCTTGAACATCCTGAATGGCTCCAAGCCTTGGACAACTCGATGAAGCCAAGTCTCAACGTGACGTttgaaaggaagaagaagccCATCGCGTGGCTTGTCAGCAACTGCGATACTCCGGGCAAACGCGAACTCTACGTTAACGAGCTTCAGAAGCATGTGCAGGTCGACATAATCGGGGGATGTGCGAGATTCTTCAACGATGCTCCCAAGTGTTCCAAGTCGAAGAACTGCTTCGCCGATTTCATTGAAAGAGAGTACTTCTTCTATCTGTCGTTCGAGAATTCCTTGTGCACGGATTACGTCACGGAAAAATTCTACAACGC tttcaggtACCAGATTATCCCAGTGGTTTATGGCGGTGCAAATTACACCAGATTCGCACCACCGCATTCGTATATAGACGCGATGGACTTCGATAGTCCAAAACAGTTGGCAGAATTTTTGACAAGCTTATCGAAAGACCGTGAAGAGTACTTGTCGTACTTTTGGTGGAAGAAGTTTTATGAAATAACTGATCCGAACAATTGGACCCTCTGCAACATCTGTCGATTACTCAATAAGCTTGATGGTCAGTCGAAATCTTATTCGCATATTAGCAGCTGGTATGCGCAGGATCAATGCCCGATTCAGAACAGATTCTTCAACGGGATGTTTGCCACGAAAGCGTCGAGAGATCgtacatga
- the LOC124411176 gene encoding alpha-(1,3)-fucosyltransferase C-like isoform X1 yields the protein MSRLKLWIMVALIIISVTVSLLNFETLTTALSEYKVSMSGGNLSKSKAPLGGESIKRRILLWTKMFSDDWFYMGTTGHFDSCPKKYKNCELTRSRDLVDVTKFDAILFHGNELRLDDLPEKREPHQRYVYVNLESPGTRKDPLNSYFEDFFNMTMTYKLDSDIFWPYRLMRNIATGQVAAPLEHPEWLQALDNSMKPSLNVTFERKKKPIAWLVSNCDTPGKRELYVNELQKHVQVDIIGGCARFFNDAPKCSKSKNCFADFIEREYFFYLSFENSLCTDYVTEKFYNALGYQIIPVVYGGANYTRFAPPHSYIDAMDFDSPKQLAEFLTSLSKDREEYLSYFWWKKFYEITDPNNWTLCNICRLLNKLDGQSKSYSHISSWYAQDQCPIQNRFFNGMFATKASRDRT from the exons ATGTCGAGATTAAAACTATGGATAATGGTagctttgataataatttccgTGACAGTGTCATTGTTGAATTTCGAAACACTAACAACAGCGTTGAGTGAATACAAAGTGTCCATGAGCGGCGGGAACTTATCGAAATCGAAAGCACCTCTAGGCGGTGAAAGCATCAAACGTCGTATCTTATTGTGGACGAAGATGTTCAGTGACGATTGGTTCTACATGGGTACAACCGGCCACTTCGATAGCTGTccaaaaaagtacaaaaactgCGAGTTGACGCGTTCCAGGGACCTCGTCGATGTGACTAAATTCGACGCGATACTCTTCCATGGTAACGAACTGCGCCTTGACGACCTTCCAGAAAAGAGGGAGCCCCACCAACGGTACGTTTACGTGAACCTCGAGAGTCCGGGCACGCGAAAGGACCCACTTAACAGCTACTTCGAAGACTTCTTCAACATGACGATGACTTACAAGCTCGACAGCGACATATTTTGGCCATACAGACTGATGCGGAACATCGCTACTGGCCAGGTGGCCGCCCCTCTTGAACATCCTGAATGGCTCCAAGCCTTGGACAACTCGATGAAGCCAAGTCTCAACGTGACGTttgaaaggaagaagaagccCATCGCGTGGCTTGTCAGCAACTGCGATACTCCGGGCAAACGCGAACTCTACGTTAACGAGCTTCAGAAGCATGTGCAGGTCGACATAATCGGGGGATGTGCGAGATTCTTCAACGATGCTCCCAAGTGTTCCAAGTCGAAGAACTGCTTCGCCGATTTCATTGAAAGAGAGTACTTCTTCTATCTGTCGTTCGAGAATTCCTTGTGCACGGATTACGTCACGGAAAAATTCTACAACGCTCTTGG gtACCAGATTATCCCAGTGGTTTATGGCGGTGCAAATTACACCAGATTCGCACCACCGCATTCGTATATAGACGCGATGGACTTCGATAGTCCAAAACAGTTGGCAGAATTTTTGACAAGCTTATCGAAAGACCGTGAAGAGTACTTGTCGTACTTTTGGTGGAAGAAGTTTTATGAAATAACTGATCCGAACAATTGGACCCTCTGCAACATCTGTCGATTACTCAATAAGCTTGATGGTCAGTCGAAATCTTATTCGCATATTAGCAGCTGGTATGCGCAGGATCAATGCCCGATTCAGAACAGATTCTTCAACGGGATGTTTGCCACGAAAGCGTCGAGAGATCgtacatga